GCTTTCAAAGAACCAACACATCACGGCCGTATTGTCATTGATATGAGTGGATCGCACAAATAGAATATCACTTTTATATCGATTTAAAGGGTACTCATTGATATTCATTATCATTTGTAAGATAATGAATGTAATAATGATGTGAGAGGTGTCTAGTTATGAAAGATTTAACGATCATTGGTGGCGGCCCATCTGGTCTCTTCGCAAGCTTTTACGCTGGGTTACGCGGCATGTCTGTCCGTTTGATTGATGTTCAACCTCGTCTCTGTGGTAAAATGCAACTCTATCCTGAAAAAATTATTTGGGATATCGGTGGCATCGCACCTAAAACGAGCTACGAGATTATTCAAGATATGATTCAACAAGGTCTTCACTTTAATCCAGAAGTTTGTCTCAATACAAAAGTTGTTGATATTAAAAAACTTGATGAACAACACTTTGAAATTATCACAGAAGATGGCACTTCCTTTACCTCTCGATCAGTCATCCTCGCTATCGGTGGCGGCATTATCAAACCGCAATCTCTTAATATTGCTGGTGCTGAACGCTTTGAATTAACGAACTTGCATTACGTCGTACAAAAGTATGAACACTTCAAAAATAAAGATATTCTTATTTCTGGTGCTGGAAATGCGGCATTGGACTGGGCGAGAGACTTATCTAACTATGCGAAAAGTGTGACGCTCGTCTATCGAAAAAAAGATATTTCAGGTCATGAAGCGATGGACGACATTCTTCAATCACTTGATGTGAA
This region of Staphylococcus sp. IVB6240 genomic DNA includes:
- a CDS encoding NAD(P)/FAD-dependent oxidoreductase, with product MKDLTIIGGGPSGLFASFYAGLRGMSVRLIDVQPRLCGKMQLYPEKIIWDIGGIAPKTSYEIIQDMIQQGLHFNPEVCLNTKVVDIKKLDEQHFEIITEDGTSFTSRSVILAIGGGIIKPQSLNIAGAERFELTNLHYVVQKYEHFKNKDILISGAGNAALDWARDLSNYAKSVTLVYRKKDISGHEAMDDILQSLDVKKMPNHKIIQLNNTDDDQNTIDEVVLENTESGANTAIKVDEVIISHGFERDLSLLYDVDLDIDLIDEYFIAGQGNSSTTVPGVFACGDIVQHPAKVHLIASAISDGAHAANSAKQYIDPEAPKDGFVSSHNEVFREANKKYLPS